The proteins below are encoded in one region of Leptospira montravelensis:
- a CDS encoding SpoIID/LytB domain-containing protein, producing the protein MKIQKSILFICLVVLGQIGCASVMVTNWAPEESNFKAKPVRVFLGYATDEETFKSSGEIIVRDANDLTIKKAFDFLSLNPTALKAPISIHSSSQFLEYKGVSYRGSVLLKPIEGKIYIINLVPMEEYLLSVVPSEVSASWPKEALKAQAICARTYVVREMLNRKKQEFDVDTSTNTQVYKGKNKEHRNTTEAVFETEGLILIHKGQPIQSFFHSNAGGYTEDPANVWGNPVEYLKPVPSEYDKDGEQYSWEEKWKPDFVNTNLQYLGVGEIQDILVSSRFPSSRVNEMEIIGTSGSKKIKATEFRKKLGATKLKSTRFGIRKEESGDYFVKGLGSGHGVGMSQWGSFAMAKSHFNHREILQHYFKGIEFARIVAR; encoded by the coding sequence ATGAAGATTCAAAAATCGATTTTATTTATCTGTCTTGTTGTTTTAGGACAAATCGGTTGTGCGAGTGTGATGGTGACCAACTGGGCTCCCGAAGAATCAAATTTCAAAGCCAAACCGGTTCGCGTATTTCTCGGATACGCCACTGACGAAGAAACTTTTAAATCTTCAGGGGAAATTATCGTTCGAGATGCCAATGACCTTACAATCAAAAAAGCATTTGACTTCCTGTCTTTAAATCCTACTGCACTAAAGGCTCCAATCTCCATCCATAGCAGTTCACAATTTTTGGAATATAAGGGAGTCAGTTACAGGGGATCTGTTCTTCTAAAACCCATCGAAGGTAAAATTTATATTATCAATTTAGTACCAATGGAAGAGTATCTTTTGTCTGTAGTTCCTTCGGAAGTAAGTGCCTCATGGCCCAAAGAAGCATTAAAAGCTCAAGCCATTTGCGCAAGAACTTATGTTGTGAGAGAAATGTTAAACCGCAAAAAACAAGAGTTTGATGTTGATACATCAACTAATACACAAGTTTATAAAGGGAAAAACAAAGAACATAGAAATACAACCGAAGCAGTTTTTGAAACGGAAGGTCTTATCCTTATCCACAAAGGACAACCTATTCAAAGTTTTTTCCATTCCAATGCAGGTGGTTACACGGAAGATCCCGCTAATGTTTGGGGTAATCCAGTAGAATATTTAAAACCAGTTCCTTCTGAATATGACAAAGATGGAGAACAATACTCTTGGGAAGAAAAATGGAAACCTGATTTTGTAAATACAAACTTACAATACTTAGGTGTTGGTGAGATACAGGATATATTAGTATCCAGTAGATTTCCATCCTCGAGGGTCAATGAAATGGAAATCATAGGAACATCGGGTTCCAAAAAAATCAAAGCAACAGAGTTTCGAAAAAAACTAGGGGCTACCAAACTAAAATCTACAAGATTCGGAATCCGTAAGGAAGAATCAGGAGATTATTTTGTAAAGGGTCTTGGTTCTGGACACGGTGTGGGAATGTCTCAATGGGGAAGTTTTGCAATGGCAAAAAGTCATTTCAACCATAGGGAAATCTTACAACATTATTTTAAAGGAATTGAATTCGCAAGAATAGTTGCCAGATAG
- a CDS encoding HDOD domain-containing protein, with protein sequence MATVEEYLSQIKDLTIVPPVLLSVLSLDDDNELSFGELEKKVQSDQVLVARLLKLANSPFFSRGNPVANMKQVITRLGFKTVRSMVAMSMTDSLFSQGNYKKFRDEVWDHSVAKGIFAQILCEEKKFKKEAELAITCGLMQDLGRIVLNTIDRKKYVEVLTEFQTSDSSLISLEKKSFGVDSYEMGSAAAKLWKMPNIIISSIEDLSKSVTEQSPLGQIIGFAGVIAKFTGHGKQEPGATEKFEEYKAALGLEIEDQKTFLATKEEKLKTNELYQFCSTL encoded by the coding sequence ATGGCAACTGTAGAAGAATATCTTTCCCAAATCAAAGACCTGACGATTGTTCCGCCAGTCTTACTCTCCGTACTATCCCTAGATGATGATAATGAACTCTCTTTTGGGGAATTAGAAAAAAAAGTCCAATCAGACCAGGTGCTCGTAGCAAGACTTCTCAAACTTGCTAACTCTCCTTTTTTTTCAAGAGGCAATCCCGTTGCCAATATGAAGCAGGTCATTACTCGATTGGGATTTAAAACCGTAAGAAGTATGGTGGCCATGTCGATGACCGACTCACTTTTTAGCCAAGGGAATTATAAAAAATTCCGTGATGAAGTTTGGGACCATTCAGTGGCGAAAGGAATTTTTGCACAAATTCTCTGCGAAGAAAAAAAATTCAAAAAAGAGGCAGAACTTGCGATCACATGTGGGCTGATGCAAGACCTCGGACGAATTGTACTCAATACCATTGACAGAAAAAAATATGTGGAAGTACTTACCGAATTTCAAACCTCAGACTCTAGTTTGATTTCCCTCGAAAAAAAATCCTTCGGTGTGGATTCTTATGAAATGGGAAGTGCTGCGGCCAAACTATGGAAGATGCCAAATATAATCATTAGCTCGATTGAAGACCTTTCTAAGTCTGTGACCGAACAATCTCCTCTAGGACAAATCATTGGATTTGCAGGAGTGATTGCAAAGTTTACGGGCCACGGAAAACAAGAACCTGGTGCTACGGAAAAATTTGAAGAATACAAAGCTGCACTAGGCCTTGAAATCGAAGACCAAAAAACTTTTTTGGCAACAAAAGAAGAAAAACTGAAAACAAACGAATTGTATCAGTTCTGTAGCACTCTTTAG
- a CDS encoding adenylate/guanylate cyclase domain-containing protein — MDLEKEEIVRVLVLEPQKKSYDTISQLLSEWFGDYIELTWRSVFENGAEEIRKNQYDLLITEIQFPELEDSPESVLETIMDLAGPSELPVVVFTKAEGKQLPIHAFQLGINEYFGKRRLKKNVLEHRFRNLFREVYRKKVVSIQMDDSLKRFQDLYGMNQSEIQDLNSMVKKFKKELEKEYEEKLNLETEKKKMQNVFGMYVDPIIVESLMNNTLSLDQKGKEQEVSVLFSDIRGYTTLSEKMKPEQVISFLNEYFTAMTEVILGYGGMIDKYIGDSIMCLFGAPVFQEDHRQNALDCAVEMVQVFELWQPKWEQIYGFVPKIGIGLASGKAIVGNVGSFQKLSYTAVGDTVNMASRLESIAKPMEVYVSEGLYNFLPEEYANKYKYEELEPVKIKGKEGLHRILSVKPI, encoded by the coding sequence GTGGATTTAGAAAAAGAAGAAATCGTTCGTGTCCTGGTCTTAGAACCACAAAAGAAATCGTATGATACCATCTCCCAACTACTTTCTGAGTGGTTTGGAGATTACATCGAACTTACCTGGCGCTCTGTTTTTGAAAACGGAGCGGAAGAAATTAGAAAAAACCAATACGATCTATTAATTACTGAAATCCAATTCCCCGAATTAGAAGATTCTCCTGAATCTGTTTTAGAAACGATTATGGATTTAGCAGGCCCATCGGAACTTCCTGTGGTTGTATTCACAAAGGCGGAAGGAAAACAGTTACCAATCCATGCTTTCCAGTTAGGTATTAATGAATACTTCGGCAAACGGCGGTTAAAGAAAAATGTATTAGAACATCGATTTAGAAATTTGTTCCGAGAAGTTTATCGTAAAAAAGTTGTTTCCATTCAAATGGACGATAGTCTGAAACGATTCCAAGATCTTTATGGTATGAACCAATCTGAAATACAAGATTTGAATTCGATGGTTAAAAAATTCAAAAAAGAATTGGAAAAAGAATACGAAGAAAAATTGAATTTAGAAACCGAAAAAAAGAAAATGCAAAATGTTTTCGGTATGTATGTTGATCCTATCATCGTTGAAAGTTTGATGAATAACACACTCTCCCTTGACCAAAAAGGGAAAGAACAAGAAGTATCTGTTTTGTTTTCGGATATACGAGGATACACTACACTTTCTGAAAAAATGAAACCGGAACAAGTAATTTCATTTTTAAATGAATATTTTACAGCAATGACCGAAGTGATTTTGGGTTATGGTGGTATGATCGATAAATACATTGGTGATTCCATTATGTGTTTGTTTGGAGCTCCTGTTTTTCAAGAAGATCATAGACAAAATGCTTTGGATTGTGCCGTTGAAATGGTGCAAGTGTTTGAACTTTGGCAACCCAAGTGGGAACAAATATATGGTTTTGTGCCAAAGATCGGAATTGGCCTCGCATCAGGAAAGGCTATTGTTGGGAACGTAGGATCGTTTCAAAAACTTTCTTATACTGCTGTTGGTGATACTGTTAATATGGCAAGTCGATTAGAATCCATTGCAAAACCAATGGAAGTCTATGTTTCAGAAGGACTTTATAATTTCCTCCCAGAGGAATATGCCAACAAATACAAATATGAAGAATTGGAACCTGTAAAAATCAAAGGAAAAGAAGGTTTACACCGTATTCTCAGTGTAAAGCCTATCTAA
- a CDS encoding hydrogenase-4 subunit G — translation MNFLYELKSFFFPKNVLDFDKASPIHPASRGIPVPTAKMLEGPHTLNLSAEVCPTGAIQIISDSEIQFDYGKCLQCGLCTECSDGKLRDSGFIYTFALHREDLKVSYVSGRMKKINTTHPLTANQELFRSLTKKRGFLYREVAACGNNTVESELNASFNSVFDSEREGVRCVASPKHADAIVFSGPVGTNMSAPLQTAWDVMAEPKALIACGTEAVSGGLYPMGPVPKEPDLYISGDPPRPDVILQGFRLLMGRFSFQFQEALHKILENEK, via the coding sequence ATGAATTTTTTATATGAATTAAAAAGTTTCTTTTTTCCTAAGAATGTTTTGGATTTTGATAAGGCTTCGCCAATACATCCGGCAAGCCGCGGAATCCCTGTGCCAACTGCCAAGATGTTAGAAGGACCTCATACTTTAAATTTATCTGCTGAAGTTTGTCCCACAGGTGCCATTCAAATCATTTCAGATTCGGAAATCCAATTTGATTATGGTAAGTGTTTACAATGTGGGCTTTGTACAGAATGTTCTGATGGAAAACTTCGTGATTCTGGATTTATTTACACCTTTGCATTACATCGTGAGGACTTAAAAGTCTCTTACGTTTCCGGACGTATGAAAAAAATTAATACCACACACCCACTAACAGCAAACCAGGAGCTGTTTCGTTCCTTAACTAAAAAACGTGGCTTTCTCTATCGAGAAGTGGCAGCATGTGGGAACAATACGGTGGAATCGGAACTGAATGCCTCTTTTAATTCTGTTTTTGATTCGGAAAGGGAAGGGGTTCGTTGTGTGGCAAGTCCTAAACATGCGGATGCCATTGTATTTTCTGGCCCTGTAGGCACCAATATGTCGGCTCCTTTACAGACAGCTTGGGATGTAATGGCTGAACCCAAAGCTTTGATCGCTTGCGGCACAGAGGCGGTGAGCGGAGGTTTGTATCCTATGGGTCCTGTTCCCAAAGAACCAGACCTTTATATTTCAGGAGATCCCCCTAGGCCTGATGTCATTCTGCAAGGTTTTCGTCTTTTAATGGGAAGATTTTCTTTCCAATTTCAAGAGGCGCTTCACAAAATTTTGGAGAATGAAAAATAA
- a CDS encoding hydrogenase-4 subunit E — protein MEKITGITNFDGVYHQFVIRDQKMIREEVVSKKSNIDFLLDPKYPVWLVRHAFGQDMGLEDYSDLKEEDYLSDNRGKNLSLHQKTGIVRDLAYHGLHVPFLEGTYSHAVGPIHAGIIEPGHFRFIVEGEDIRHLTIRLGFQYRGIREKILGKSMSAVMPFSETISGDTSVGYAVTFSKIYEEMYGIEVSQNVALFRSFLIELERIAVHIGDLGGISEDIGYYSLYGVCVTDRGAALGLMETWTGNRFGKTAVRPGRVRVNKRITAKQAKDAFFNLKKVYFKRVRPQILRALSVSTLKERMQGCGFISELDVQKNGFLGMVARMAGVNDDLRINHPDYPGWTPLPLQEEHHHYNGDVWARMYIRYAEIEQSLSWMESHLEEINWESLWSDTDNQSGNQIEKNKKPNPGIYTAAVEAWRGPLLVSLDFDSEGLIKNSYIRDPSVLNWHALELAVRGEQVGDFPLNNKSFNLSYVGFDL, from the coding sequence ATGGAAAAGATAACAGGCATTACTAATTTTGATGGTGTTTATCACCAATTTGTTATCCGTGATCAAAAAATGATTCGGGAAGAAGTTGTATCTAAAAAAAGTAATATCGATTTTCTTTTAGATCCTAAGTATCCGGTTTGGCTTGTTCGCCATGCATTTGGACAGGACATGGGTCTGGAAGATTATTCTGATTTAAAAGAAGAAGATTATTTATCTGACAATCGCGGAAAAAATCTATCCTTACACCAAAAAACTGGAATAGTGAGGGACTTGGCCTATCATGGATTACATGTTCCCTTCCTTGAAGGAACATATTCCCATGCTGTAGGTCCTATTCATGCAGGGATCATTGAACCAGGTCATTTTCGTTTTATTGTGGAAGGGGAAGATATCCGTCACCTAACCATTCGTTTAGGTTTTCAATACAGAGGTATACGTGAAAAAATACTAGGAAAATCAATGTCAGCGGTTATGCCTTTTTCTGAAACAATATCTGGGGATACAAGCGTTGGTTATGCGGTCACCTTTAGTAAAATTTACGAAGAAATGTATGGGATTGAAGTTTCTCAGAATGTCGCATTATTCCGCTCCTTTTTAATCGAATTGGAACGAATTGCTGTTCATATCGGGGACCTGGGTGGAATTTCCGAAGACATTGGTTATTACTCGCTCTACGGAGTTTGTGTGACAGATCGGGGAGCAGCACTCGGGTTAATGGAAACATGGACAGGGAATCGTTTTGGAAAAACGGCAGTCCGACCAGGGCGAGTCCGAGTGAACAAACGTATTACCGCAAAACAAGCAAAAGACGCTTTTTTCAATTTAAAAAAAGTTTACTTTAAAAGAGTTCGTCCGCAGATTTTAAGAGCACTTTCTGTTTCTACTTTGAAAGAAAGAATGCAGGGTTGTGGTTTTATTTCGGAGTTAGATGTCCAAAAAAATGGATTTTTAGGGATGGTTGCGCGTATGGCTGGAGTGAATGATGATTTAAGAATCAATCATCCAGATTATCCTGGTTGGACTCCGTTACCACTTCAGGAAGAACACCATCATTATAATGGCGATGTTTGGGCTCGTATGTACATTCGTTATGCTGAGATAGAACAGTCATTAAGCTGGATGGAATCTCATTTGGAAGAAATCAATTGGGAATCTTTGTGGTCAGATACTGATAATCAATCTGGAAATCAAATTGAGAAAAATAAGAAACCAAATCCGGGAATTTATACTGCGGCTGTAGAAGCGTGGAGAGGACCACTTTTGGTTTCATTGGATTTTGATAGCGAAGGGCTAATAAAAAATTCTTATATCAGAGATCCTTCAGTTTTAAATTGGCATGCTTTGGAGTTAGCGGTTCGCGGCGAACAAGTAGGAGATTTTCCATTGAACAATAAGTCGTTTAATCTAAGTTATGTTGGTTTTGATTTATGA
- a CDS encoding proton-conducting transporter membrane subunit, translating to MMAELFYFSGVIAFLVIFLISILAPTKGQTRIWLWSILKICFFGSLFYSWFTDNIVLKWILIEASTLFGALLISSSGTERSFHVGWKFLLINSYALGLAFLGIVILLFVSTPLENLDFNSLKQGLVGQSGLLIETGILLTVYGYSGKLGLVPNHFWVGDTYAESPSQISSLIASFVPVSVVLAIRPLIQLEREINPHMINAANGILFIGVLTILYSTLILFSREDIRRISAKVALFHTGMLTLFLWLDVSDDVFYFLLTTTVLVKLLVFLSMGILRMDAGKRNISQILENPSLSHKALYMYLLALLVAFVFPLSPVFVLDLKVIEIAIKQKLFLLFLFPIIGAIFFFISLNKVLPLVRLPNRNFETGVYRILQTRLIFFWFSFLFTVFVGSYGLTYLLAEYIWKR from the coding sequence ATGATGGCAGAACTGTTTTATTTTTCTGGCGTAATCGCATTCTTAGTTATCTTTTTGATTTCAATTTTGGCACCAACGAAAGGACAAACAAGGATTTGGTTGTGGAGTATTCTGAAAATCTGTTTTTTTGGTTCTTTATTTTACTCTTGGTTCACCGATAATATCGTTCTCAAGTGGATCTTAATAGAAGCATCAACTTTATTTGGTGCGCTACTCATTTCTTCTAGTGGAACCGAACGTTCCTTCCATGTAGGTTGGAAGTTTTTGTTAATCAATTCCTACGCTCTTGGTCTTGCATTTTTAGGAATTGTTATTCTGCTGTTTGTGTCCACTCCTTTGGAAAACTTAGACTTTAATTCTTTGAAACAGGGGTTAGTTGGTCAAAGTGGGCTATTGATTGAAACGGGGATTCTTCTTACTGTTTACGGTTACAGTGGTAAGTTGGGACTTGTTCCGAATCACTTTTGGGTAGGGGATACTTACGCAGAAAGTCCAAGCCAAATATCTTCTTTGATTGCATCGTTTGTTCCAGTTAGTGTGGTTTTGGCCATACGTCCTCTTATACAGTTGGAACGCGAAATCAATCCACATATGATTAATGCTGCAAATGGGATATTGTTTATTGGTGTTTTAACTATCCTATATTCTACTTTGATTCTTTTTTCAAGAGAAGACATTCGAAGGATATCTGCTAAGGTTGCGCTTTTTCATACGGGAATGTTGACTTTGTTTTTATGGTTGGATGTATCAGATGATGTATTTTACTTTTTATTAACAACGACAGTTCTTGTGAAACTTTTGGTATTTCTTTCAATGGGAATTTTGCGAATGGATGCTGGGAAAAGAAATATTTCGCAAATTTTAGAAAATCCTTCTCTAAGTCATAAAGCATTATATATGTATTTACTAGCTTTGCTTGTGGCATTTGTTTTTCCTTTGTCCCCGGTTTTTGTTTTGGATTTAAAGGTAATTGAAATTGCTATTAAACAAAAGTTATTTTTGTTGTTTTTGTTTCCCATCATTGGGGCCATATTTTTCTTTATATCACTTAACAAAGTCTTACCATTAGTTAGATTGCCTAATCGAAATTTTGAAACAGGTGTTTATCGAATATTACAAACAAGATTAATATTCTTTTGGTTTAGTTTTTTATTCACCGTATTTGTAGGTTCATACGGTTTAACTTATTTATTGGCAGAATATATATGGAAAAGATAA
- a CDS encoding formate hydrogenase, with protein sequence MIYDFIYLLLLLTGIVVLVENRLSRIIFFLSVQGFLLVFPVLQTHDGDLKHSISLIVMVVLFKGILTPWVLNWTANKSKMNESTTPRFGYLATLLFMVLGLVLAVKITEGVTVLLIPVHKIGLIYVILLVYVGILCFVVRRNWLALIAGFCVFENGIFVLTMVLDKGLPFGLEFGSFLDAILVIVSGGILQLSPHMHTKERKI encoded by the coding sequence ATGATATACGATTTTATATATTTATTATTGTTACTTACCGGAATAGTTGTTTTGGTAGAAAACCGGTTGAGTCGAATTATCTTTTTTTTGAGTGTGCAAGGGTTCCTTTTGGTTTTTCCAGTTTTGCAAACTCATGATGGAGATTTAAAACATTCAATTTCACTTATTGTTATGGTGGTTTTGTTTAAAGGAATACTAACTCCTTGGGTTCTAAATTGGACTGCGAACAAATCAAAAATGAATGAAAGCACAACGCCTCGTTTTGGATACCTTGCTACTCTGTTATTTATGGTGCTTGGTTTAGTTTTGGCGGTAAAGATTACGGAAGGGGTTACTGTATTGTTGATTCCTGTCCACAAAATAGGGTTAATCTACGTCATCTTATTAGTGTATGTTGGTATCCTGTGCTTTGTTGTTAGGCGAAACTGGCTAGCACTCATTGCTGGTTTTTGTGTCTTTGAAAATGGGATTTTTGTTTTGACTATGGTTTTAGACAAAGGTCTTCCCTTTGGACTTGAGTTTGGCTCGTTTTTGGATGCCATTTTAGTCATTGTTTCTGGTGGAATTTTGCAACTTTCTCCACATATGCACACTAAGGAGAGAAAAATATGA
- a CDS encoding NADH-quinone oxidoreductase subunit H: MNTFIYYTYLLVLFIVMPFLLTGIIRKVRAYAQGRRGPKLLQFFWEVDKSLRKNPISHTNISDFTHLAPRVALFSSVMIWSVVLFEWAPFILIPFFLALYRFAYVSFAMEGASSFGGMASGREILLSVMAEPTFILMILAAQSHIEISVSPQGALIGLLFLSLAFIAILAELAKPPFDDPRTHLELTMVHEAMILEASGKQLGIFELASSIKLSTLLVFLVKLALEHSKLFRNEVLDSFARELMIAPMVILLAIILGFWESNSVRRKWTWIPEFMGLTFIAILILGTLVKLS; encoded by the coding sequence ATGAATACATTTATATACTATACTTATTTATTGGTTTTATTTATTGTAATGCCTTTCCTTTTAACGGGGATTATACGAAAGGTTAGAGCTTATGCGCAAGGAAGGCGTGGACCCAAATTACTTCAGTTTTTTTGGGAAGTAGATAAATCGCTTCGAAAAAATCCAATTTCACATACAAACATTTCCGATTTTACACATTTGGCTCCCAGGGTGGCGTTGTTTTCTTCTGTAATGATTTGGAGTGTGGTTTTGTTTGAGTGGGCTCCGTTCATTCTAATCCCATTTTTCCTGGCTCTATATCGATTCGCCTATGTAAGTTTTGCGATGGAAGGGGCCTCTTCTTTTGGAGGGATGGCTTCTGGTAGAGAAATATTACTTTCGGTAATGGCTGAACCTACTTTTATTTTGATGATCCTTGCGGCTCAGTCCCATATTGAAATTTCTGTTAGCCCACAAGGTGCTCTGATTGGTTTGCTTTTTCTTTCGCTGGCTTTTATCGCAATCCTTGCAGAGCTCGCGAAGCCTCCGTTTGATGATCCGCGAACTCACTTAGAGTTAACTATGGTTCATGAAGCTATGATTTTGGAAGCATCTGGTAAACAATTAGGAATTTTTGAATTAGCAAGTTCTATAAAGCTTTCTACTTTACTTGTTTTTCTTGTAAAGTTGGCGCTTGAGCATTCAAAATTATTTCGAAATGAGGTTTTGGATAGTTTTGCAAGAGAACTTATGATTGCTCCGATGGTGATACTGCTTGCAATCATTCTTGGATTTTGGGAGTCAAATAGTGTTCGTAGGAAGTGGACTTGGATTCCTGAGTTTATGGGTTTAACTTTCATTGCTATTTTGATATTAGGAACATTGGTTAAATTGTCTTAA
- a CDS encoding proton-conducting transporter membrane subunit: MLEDERISIFRSILVGISALSPLVIFLFSNYDVLSVDFPILVGLVIQAYIGFSSFMLVQSYEPKEKNKVTIGYIIFWSALGLCYLSGKSLLLPIALEVTSFSTILIYSGTEFGKKQIESLGSLLLASGISALFLSAWVMLPDGDNVGTILLLLGLLIKSGFSGFHLWIPKVNEGGPSHALGAFAGVLEVFPLLLFYRYVLPNQLDPIIYQILFPLAALGIFFGGITSFFHKDPKISLAYSSVESINFLWLCLIIAGMFQFSVDSELMTLSNSFRILFFLSLFHHSFSKTFQLFSIGMVARLKNSSSSDELKGIGRLLGISPLLLGAGTFSYAVLPGTLGFVSEATYFYLNARILDMPIGRSVFLLPSMIFIFFGIVLGGFTHIKLFMSLFLSTPGKDINIQPFGVQKRRWVTISLFSLALVIFLFPLVIPYFVRLPMLSPFVDPQLMDWFWTLSLVSYITIASVIVFRLYDRYQLKKYGLPKTKNWDCGGGYSGHELSIPTSVFSEPLRNSLGRYFLSKSGESKVDSFLIKGITLFFRLGTGFMSKTNHPKDEDVSQYLAISSMFLIFIFSLLILGDFGGL, encoded by the coding sequence ATGTTAGAAGATGAAAGAATTTCAATCTTCAGATCGATCCTGGTAGGAATATCAGCGCTCTCACCACTTGTTATATTTTTGTTTTCTAATTATGATGTATTGTCTGTAGACTTTCCTATTTTGGTTGGTCTGGTCATTCAAGCTTATATTGGGTTTTCTTCGTTTATGTTGGTTCAATCGTATGAGCCTAAAGAGAAAAATAAAGTTACTATTGGTTATATTATTTTTTGGTCAGCCTTGGGTCTTTGTTATTTATCGGGTAAATCTCTACTCCTTCCGATTGCTTTGGAAGTAACTTCTTTTTCTACCATTTTGATCTACTCTGGCACTGAGTTTGGTAAAAAACAAATTGAAAGTTTAGGTTCATTACTCTTAGCATCAGGCATATCCGCATTGTTTTTATCCGCCTGGGTGATGTTACCCGATGGTGATAATGTAGGAACCATTTTACTTCTATTAGGACTCCTCATCAAATCTGGGTTTTCTGGATTTCATTTATGGATACCTAAAGTAAATGAAGGTGGACCATCCCATGCCTTAGGTGCTTTTGCCGGCGTTTTGGAAGTGTTCCCACTTTTACTGTTTTACCGTTACGTTTTACCAAACCAATTGGATCCTATCATTTACCAGATCCTATTTCCTCTCGCTGCATTAGGAATCTTCTTCGGCGGAATCACTAGTTTCTTCCATAAAGATCCAAAAATCTCTTTGGCTTATAGTTCGGTAGAGTCAATTAACTTTCTTTGGTTATGTTTAATCATCGCAGGAATGTTTCAATTTTCTGTTGATTCTGAACTTATGACTTTAAGTAACTCTTTTAGAATTTTGTTTTTCCTTAGTTTGTTTCACCATTCGTTTTCCAAAACTTTCCAATTGTTTTCCATTGGAATGGTGGCAAGACTCAAAAATTCAAGTTCTAGTGATGAGCTAAAGGGAATTGGAAGACTTCTTGGAATTTCTCCTTTGTTGTTAGGTGCTGGAACATTTAGTTATGCGGTCCTTCCTGGGACCTTAGGATTTGTGTCTGAAGCTACATATTTTTATTTGAACGCTCGTATTTTAGATATGCCAATTGGTCGTTCGGTTTTTCTTTTGCCATCGATGATATTTATCTTTTTTGGAATCGTACTGGGTGGATTTACACATATTAAATTGTTTATGAGTTTGTTTTTGTCTACTCCAGGCAAGGACATCAATATTCAGCCGTTTGGTGTACAAAAAAGAAGATGGGTTACTATTTCCTTATTTAGTTTAGCATTAGTGATTTTTCTTTTTCCCTTGGTAATTCCTTACTTCGTTCGTTTGCCAATGTTAAGTCCTTTTGTTGATCCACAATTGATGGATTGGTTTTGGACATTGTCTCTCGTATCATACATAACAATTGCTTCGGTTATTGTTTTCCGATTGTATGACCGTTATCAGTTAAAGAAATATGGTTTACCTAAAACAAAAAACTGGGATTGCGGAGGAGGTTACAGTGGTCACGAACTTTCCATACCAACATCGGTGTTTTCCGAACCATTAAGAAATTCACTTGGTAGGTATTTTTTAAGTAAATCTGGAGAATCAAAAGTAGATTCTTTTCTAATAAAAGGAATAACTTTATTCTTTCGATTGGGTACTGGTTTTATGTCCAAAACGAACCATCCTAAGGATGAGGATGTAAGTCAATACCTTGCTATCTCTTCCATGTTCCTTATCTTCATTTTCTCACTTCTTATTTTAGGTGATTTTGGAGGTTTGTAG
- a CDS encoding ABC transporter ATP-binding protein, with protein MISEKKESTTNSAIKIKNVNKTFYQGEIAFPVLNDISFDIAEKKLVTLMGPSGSGKSTLLNILSAIESADSGEVNVFGNQLFGANEKELTIYRRKTIGIVFQFFHLFSYLSATENVALPLYLSGTSKSVAVSKAKEALSLVGLKHRLEFTPKEMSGGEKQRVSIARAMVHQPKLILADEPTGNLDSKSSELIMKLFNQCVHELGISVFLVTHNEQIGESGDINLRMLDGKLQKK; from the coding sequence GTGATCAGTGAAAAAAAAGAATCGACCACAAACTCTGCGATAAAAATTAAAAATGTTAACAAAACTTTTTACCAAGGCGAAATCGCTTTTCCGGTATTGAATGATATTTCATTTGATATCGCTGAGAAAAAATTAGTTACCTTGATGGGACCCTCCGGTAGTGGTAAATCAACATTACTTAACATCCTTTCTGCAATTGAATCGGCAGATTCAGGAGAAGTCAATGTGTTCGGAAACCAACTCTTTGGTGCCAATGAAAAAGAACTTACCATTTATAGACGAAAAACTATCGGAATCGTCTTTCAGTTTTTCCATTTATTTTCATACCTTTCAGCGACAGAAAATGTAGCATTGCCACTATATCTTTCTGGAACTTCCAAATCTGTCGCAGTATCCAAAGCTAAGGAAGCCCTTTCGCTTGTCGGACTCAAACACAGGTTAGAATTCACTCCCAAAGAAATGTCTGGAGGCGAAAAACAAAGGGTATCTATTGCTCGTGCAATGGTCCACCAACCGAAACTAATCCTTGCAGACGAACCAACAGGAAACTTGGATTCGAAATCTTCAGAGCTAATTATGAAATTATTCAATCAATGTGTACATGAATTAGGCATATCCGTGTTTCTAGTGACTCATAACGAACAAATTGGTGAATCTGGCGATATTAATCTGCGAATGTTAGATGGTAAACTTCAGAAAAAATGA